Proteins encoded together in one Flavobacterium keumense window:
- a CDS encoding 3-keto-disaccharide hydrolase, translating to MKKHLFSFLLIAISCGMYSQEKTNANTLTEAEKQDGWQLLFDGHSTAGWHLYNEGNIKSAWAVKNGELVCDPNTEKVQRGDLVSDNQYENFDFTFEWKISEAGNSGVFINVQEAPEFPTAWTTGPEYQLLDNANMPKDYLQDGKHAAGCIYSLSPLLHPVQPKPSGQWNSSRILQQNGVITFWLNGIETGHEDMKTDRWKQLIAASKLGNFPSFGKAVRGKIAFQDWAKGVALRNIKIREIK from the coding sequence ATGAAAAAACACCTATTTTCGTTTCTTTTAATCGCAATAAGTTGCGGGATGTATTCTCAAGAAAAAACAAATGCAAATACATTAACCGAAGCCGAAAAACAGGATGGTTGGCAATTACTTTTTGATGGTCACTCCACTGCGGGTTGGCATTTGTATAACGAAGGAAACATCAAGTCGGCTTGGGCAGTTAAAAATGGCGAATTGGTTTGCGATCCAAATACAGAGAAAGTACAACGAGGGGACTTGGTTTCAGACAATCAATATGAGAATTTTGATTTTACCTTTGAATGGAAAATTTCAGAAGCAGGAAATAGCGGAGTGTTTATCAATGTGCAAGAAGCACCTGAATTTCCAACCGCTTGGACTACAGGTCCAGAATACCAATTATTAGACAATGCCAATATGCCTAAAGATTATCTTCAAGACGGCAAACACGCTGCAGGCTGTATCTATAGCTTATCACCTTTGTTACATCCGGTTCAACCAAAACCTTCAGGGCAATGGAATAGTTCTCGAATTCTGCAACAAAACGGAGTCATTACCTTTTGGCTAAACGGAATCGAAACAGGTCACGAAGACATGAAAACAGATCGTTGGAAACAATTAATTGCAGCAAGCAAATTGGGTAATTTCCCTTCTTTTGGAAAAGCAGTTCGTGGAAAAATAGCTTTTCAAGATTGGGCAAAAGGCGTGGCTTTACGCAATATTAAAATCAGAGAAATCAAATAA
- a CDS encoding T9SS type A sorting domain-containing protein, producing the protein MHIYVAGFDNDVAITITNLSGQMVTVVSKSVPEGRILDLNLSPYPVGLYLVHLKSKTINETIKVIKQ; encoded by the coding sequence ATGCACATATATGTAGCGGGATTCGATAATGATGTTGCCATAACCATTACAAATCTTTCGGGTCAAATGGTAACAGTTGTTTCAAAATCAGTTCCTGAGGGAAGAATACTAGATTTGAATCTGAGTCCGTATCCCGTAGGTTTGTATCTGGTACATCTGAAAAGCAAAACGATTAATGAAACCATTAAAGTAATAAAACAATAA
- a CDS encoding S8 family serine peptidase — MAPAFRFLKERQRTKNIDSAVPSLFAKPESRRKNQFTGVNESGYNCIIYTQSPEVLKTNGITVQSIHNSFVTAWLNLDQISKVAALAEVDFVDSPKILKKNNDISVASTGAALLHAGKLDNTVYKGDGVIVAIIDTGIDWDHPDFRSISDQTKSRILRIWDQTLTPITGESAPAGFNVGVEYTQTQINDEIDGTPAGFVREKDIDGHGTHVAGIATGNGAALSSKYAGLAPNADIVIVKAGDGSFDTSNLILALDYLKNLATSMGKPIVVNLSLGSQNGAHDGTDPLERAIDNFTDTAAGRIVVVASGNENGENLHKQIPLAGNASTAISMQVPVASASTSTDVFQFTLYANDTSTLSAIVTAPDGTQSSSLSNNGASVFGGKARVYLSNYIDPESGDRKVQVYVTRSTTATDVSGTWTISLTNATANSLTIDGWLDTKGDDFLNMTLTGGDSNYLVGTPGSATKAITVGAYMAKMDWYGGTSTGFAGYNYTNGTQDDICGFSSIGPRRDNVQKPNITANGQAVVSCLSSDSGLANSSPYMVVNGLYQVEQGTSMASPAVAGCVALLLQKKPTASFDQIKTAITTTATKESFTGTTDNNTWGSGKIDVYKAASSFSYCQPLARTTYNYEQAYGFSTNYSYNLSSKRAALRFTSTSEGNLGGVYFKTTTGNTLTSLTVELRTNNAGVPGTLIGSLPITASKISKNTWNYFDLSSLNVTVANTTDYFLVLVPGSTDTFGLGQETTNSSRSYTSTNGTTWTSVANLRIRPVVYANTGSLIPSMARTSAAGTETQTKCINTPITPITYSTVGATGATFSGLPSGVTGTWSANTITIGGSATVAGTFAYVVNLIVGCNAVSATGTLTINDVPTISNVTVVTPNSVSVSGSNFIVGGQQPTVSIGGVAGTIVSATNTTIVVSFPSGNSSGNVVVTNACGVNSAPYTFYYSPPVIAFNPTDYLFTQGITIAAITPQLSGNPATSFSISPALPSGLNFSTSTGIISGKPTASIVQTNYTISAINSGGSTSAVIKITVAPDTDGDGIRDDIDLCPNSGTGVTVDFNGCEIFVLPSNNYAVIATATSCVGQQNGAISVSATNTNYTYTVTINGQTGFELNSANSFKNQVQNLAPGNYEVCISIQGKTNYLQCYTLKVTEPTPLLATNKISTNDKQVTYTLSDASSYTVTLNGITQTYMTNEITLDLVSGQNTISIATDLNCQGKITDSIFVSEKVIVYPNPTRDYAHICSGIR; from the coding sequence ATGGCTCCGGCTTTTCGATTTTTAAAAGAGCGACAACGCACTAAAAATATAGATTCTGCCGTACCATCTTTATTTGCTAAACCCGAATCTAGAAGAAAAAATCAATTCACAGGGGTAAATGAATCAGGATATAATTGTATTATTTACACCCAATCGCCCGAAGTGTTAAAAACGAATGGAATTACGGTTCAAAGTATTCATAACTCATTTGTTACAGCTTGGCTTAACTTAGATCAAATTTCGAAAGTAGCAGCTTTGGCCGAGGTAGATTTTGTAGACAGTCCGAAAATTCTAAAGAAGAACAATGATATTTCTGTTGCCTCAACAGGTGCGGCTCTTTTACATGCTGGGAAATTAGACAATACCGTTTATAAAGGAGATGGTGTGATTGTAGCTATAATTGATACCGGAATTGACTGGGATCACCCTGATTTTAGAAGTATTTCAGACCAAACTAAAAGTAGAATTTTACGAATTTGGGATCAAACACTAACTCCAATAACAGGCGAATCCGCTCCAGCAGGATTTAACGTTGGAGTGGAATATACCCAAACTCAAATCAATGACGAAATTGATGGAACGCCAGCCGGGTTTGTTCGAGAGAAAGATATAGATGGACACGGTACTCACGTTGCAGGAATCGCAACAGGAAATGGAGCAGCTTTGAGTTCTAAATATGCAGGCTTAGCTCCCAATGCCGACATTGTTATCGTAAAAGCAGGCGATGGTTCTTTTGATACTTCAAATCTAATTTTGGCCTTGGATTATTTAAAAAATTTAGCAACAAGTATGGGTAAACCTATTGTGGTTAATTTAAGTCTCGGTTCACAGAATGGTGCACACGACGGAACAGATCCTCTTGAACGGGCCATAGATAATTTTACAGATACTGCAGCAGGACGTATAGTAGTCGTGGCTTCTGGTAATGAAAATGGAGAAAATCTTCACAAACAAATACCTTTGGCAGGAAATGCCAGTACAGCAATTAGTATGCAAGTGCCAGTGGCATCAGCTAGCACTTCAACCGATGTATTTCAGTTTACTTTATACGCAAATGATACGAGTACCTTAAGTGCTATTGTAACGGCACCCGATGGGACTCAATCGAGTTCGCTCTCAAATAATGGGGCTTCTGTTTTTGGAGGAAAAGCAAGAGTCTATTTGTCAAATTATATTGACCCTGAAAGTGGTGATCGAAAAGTGCAGGTTTATGTGACACGATCTACTACTGCTACAGATGTTTCTGGTACTTGGACTATTTCTTTAACCAATGCTACCGCAAATTCATTAACTATTGATGGATGGTTAGATACCAAAGGGGATGATTTCTTAAACATGACACTAACGGGAGGAGATAGTAATTATTTGGTAGGAACACCAGGTTCTGCAACTAAAGCAATTACTGTAGGGGCTTATATGGCAAAGATGGATTGGTATGGAGGAACATCTACAGGATTTGCGGGATATAATTATACTAATGGTACGCAAGATGATATCTGTGGCTTTAGTTCTATTGGTCCCCGACGAGACAATGTGCAAAAACCCAATATCACTGCCAATGGACAAGCTGTGGTTTCTTGTTTATCTTCTGATTCAGGGTTAGCTAATAGCTCACCCTATATGGTAGTTAATGGTTTGTATCAAGTTGAACAAGGTACAAGTATGGCCTCTCCTGCTGTGGCTGGATGTGTTGCGTTATTATTACAAAAAAAGCCAACGGCTAGTTTTGATCAAATTAAAACAGCCATAACAACAACAGCAACTAAAGAGTCTTTCACGGGAACAACAGATAACAATACTTGGGGAAGTGGAAAAATAGATGTGTATAAAGCCGCTTCTAGTTTTTCGTATTGTCAACCATTGGCTAGAACAACCTATAATTATGAACAAGCTTACGGGTTTTCCACTAATTATTCATACAATTTATCTTCTAAAAGGGCTGCATTGCGTTTTACTTCTACCTCAGAAGGAAATCTAGGGGGTGTTTATTTTAAAACCACAACAGGGAACACACTTACTAGTCTTACAGTTGAGTTGAGAACTAATAATGCAGGGGTTCCAGGAACATTGATAGGTTCATTGCCAATTACTGCGTCTAAAATTTCAAAAAACACTTGGAACTATTTTGATTTGAGTTCTTTAAATGTTACGGTTGCCAATACGACGGATTATTTTTTGGTTTTAGTTCCCGGCTCAACAGATACTTTTGGTTTAGGCCAAGAAACCACAAACAGTAGTAGGTCCTATACTTCGACTAATGGAACTACTTGGACTTCTGTAGCTAATTTGAGAATTCGTCCCGTTGTCTATGCCAATACAGGAAGTTTAATTCCTTCAATGGCACGTACCTCGGCAGCAGGAACCGAGACACAAACAAAATGTATCAATACACCAATTACACCCATTACGTATAGCACTGTTGGTGCTACAGGAGCTACTTTTTCAGGATTGCCATCAGGTGTAACAGGAACTTGGTCTGCCAATACAATTACTATCGGTGGTTCGGCAACAGTAGCAGGAACATTTGCTTATGTAGTTAATTTAATAGTGGGTTGTAACGCTGTTTCTGCTACAGGAACTTTAACCATAAACGATGTGCCAACAATCAGCAATGTAACTGTTGTAACGCCTAATAGTGTGTCTGTTAGCGGGTCTAATTTTATTGTTGGAGGTCAACAACCTACTGTAAGTATAGGAGGTGTTGCAGGCACTATTGTAAGCGCAACCAACACGACTATTGTAGTTAGTTTTCCTTCGGGAAATAGTAGTGGTAATGTTGTTGTGACCAATGCTTGTGGGGTAAATTCGGCACCTTATACTTTTTATTATTCTCCACCTGTAATTGCATTTAATCCAACAGATTATTTGTTCACACAAGGAATAACTATTGCAGCAATTACACCTCAATTATCAGGTAATCCAGCTACTTCATTTTCGATTAGTCCAGCCTTACCTTCGGGTTTGAATTTTAGTACAAGTACCGGAATTATTTCGGGTAAACCAACAGCATCTATTGTCCAAACTAATTATACTATCAGTGCTATTAATTCAGGAGGAAGTACATCGGCAGTAATTAAAATTACCGTAGCACCAGACACAGATGGAGATGGAATCAGGGACGATATTGATCTTTGTCCTAATTCGGGAACAGGAGTAACAGTCGATTTTAATGGGTGTGAAATTTTTGTTTTACCGTCCAATAATTATGCAGTTATAGCCACAGCTACCTCTTGTGTTGGTCAACAAAATGGAGCCATTAGTGTAAGTGCAACCAATACAAATTACACTTATACCGTTACAATAAATGGTCAAACGGGTTTTGAATTGAATTCGGCTAATAGTTTTAAAAATCAAGTGCAAAATTTGGCGCCCGGTAACTATGAAGTTTGTATTAGTATTCAAGGAAAAACGAATTATTTACAATGCTATACGTTAAAAGTAACTGAGCCAACACCTTTATTGGCTACAAACAAAATAAGTACAAACGATAAACAAGTAACCTATACTTTGAGTGATGCATCGAGTTACACCGTTACGCTTAATGGAATTACTCAAACGTATATGACTAACGAAATTACATTAGACTTAGTTTCAGGCCAAAACACCATTAGTATTGCTACTGATTTGAATTGTCAAGGAAAAATCACAGATAGTATCTTTGTAAGCGAAAAAGTAATTGTATATCCAAATCCTACCCGCGATTATGCACATATATGTAGCGGGATTCGATAA